In a genomic window of Methanosarcina horonobensis HB-1 = JCM 15518:
- a CDS encoding (5-formylfuran-3-yl)methyl phosphate synthase, giving the protein MKLLVSPINREEAIIASIGGADIVDVKNPKEGSLGANFPWIIREVKAVVNGRQPISATIGDFNYKPGTAALAALGAAVAGADYIKVGLYDIQTEAQALELLTKVTRAVKDYDPSKKVVASGYSDYRRINSISPVLLPAVAAEAGVDVVMVDTGIKDGKSTFEFMDEKELKEFTDLAHKYGLENAIAGSLKFEDLPVLERIGPDIIGVRGMVCGGDRRTAIRQELVEKLVAECQA; this is encoded by the coding sequence ATGAAACTGCTTGTGAGTCCAATTAACAGAGAGGAGGCGATCATCGCTTCTATAGGCGGCGCGGACATTGTGGATGTCAAAAACCCCAAGGAAGGTTCCCTCGGAGCCAATTTCCCCTGGATTATCAGAGAAGTTAAAGCGGTTGTAAACGGCAGGCAGCCGATAAGCGCAACAATCGGAGATTTTAACTACAAACCCGGAACTGCCGCCCTTGCAGCCCTTGGGGCAGCAGTCGCAGGAGCAGACTATATAAAAGTAGGTCTTTATGATATCCAGACTGAAGCACAGGCTCTTGAACTGCTCACAAAGGTTACGCGGGCCGTAAAAGACTATGACCCGTCAAAAAAGGTTGTTGCCTCAGGATATTCGGACTACAGACGCATTAATTCGATTTCTCCTGTTTTACTCCCCGCAGTTGCCGCAGAAGCAGGGGTAGACGTTGTTATGGTAGACACAGGCATTAAGGACGGAAAATCTACCTTTGAATTCATGGATGAAAAGGAGCTGAAAGAATTTACCGATCTTGCTCATAAGTACGGGCTTGAAAATGCAATTGCCGGGTCCCTGAAATTTGAGGACCTTCCTGTACTCGAAAGGATAGGTCCCGACATAATTGGGGTCAGGGGTATGGTCTGCGGCGGAGACCGAAGAACTGCAATCAGACAGGAACTTGTAGAAAAACTCGTGGCTGAGTGTCAGGCCTGA
- a CDS encoding metal-dependent hydrolase: MFIFGHIGITLGIFYFLSRLFPGKNIPVDIKWIAFGALLPDLIDKPLGRIILAEAVGSGRIFAHTLIFAILLGLAAYYNFYQKGWKVPLVIAGASFCHLLEDQMWNSPRAFFWPLLGWEFPRDTFSGSFIEYFMRILNNSYNPAYSSVFISEIIGLGIILLFAGSYIRSKAKGNHISSQVMKKEAEQE; this comes from the coding sequence ATGTTTATTTTCGGGCATATAGGTATAACCCTGGGAATTTTCTATTTCCTTAGCCGTCTATTTCCGGGGAAGAACATTCCGGTAGACATAAAATGGATCGCTTTTGGAGCACTCCTTCCGGACTTAATTGACAAACCCCTTGGCAGAATAATCCTTGCTGAAGCCGTAGGAAGCGGGAGGATATTTGCTCATACCCTTATCTTCGCAATCCTGCTTGGACTGGCCGCATATTACAACTTCTACCAAAAGGGCTGGAAGGTACCTCTTGTTATTGCAGGTGCTTCGTTCTGTCACCTGCTTGAGGACCAGATGTGGAACTCACCGAGAGCATTTTTCTGGCCGCTACTCGGATGGGAGTTTCCAAGAGATACATTTTCCGGAAGTTTTATTGAGTACTTCATGAGGATTTTAAATAACTCGTACAACCCGGCTTATTCAAGTGTATTTATCTCGGAAATAATAGGGTTAGGGATCATTCTCCTGTTTGCAGGCAGCTATATCAGGTCAAAAGCTAAAGGAAATCACATAAGCTCTCAAGTAATGAAAAAGGAAGCAGAGCAGGAATAA
- the tmk gene encoding dTMP kinase — MKGKLITLEGIDGSGKSTVAKKLQENSEIRLFEPVFTREPTRGTLTGNAVENAIQSETDQLAELFLFTADHAEHLAKLIKPALENGKTVISDRYSDSRYAYQGVTLKDRLENPLEWVKSLHREWTIVPDLTFLFDIEPETAVERCGKRGEQTKFEKIEFLQKVRGNFLSLAKEEPNRFVVIDASSSPEKVEKEVVQKIIEFIKKD; from the coding sequence ATGAAAGGCAAACTGATAACACTTGAAGGTATTGATGGTTCAGGCAAAAGCACGGTTGCAAAAAAGCTCCAGGAAAACTCTGAAATTCGTCTCTTTGAACCGGTCTTTACAAGAGAGCCTACCAGAGGCACCCTTACCGGAAATGCTGTCGAAAATGCTATCCAGTCTGAAACCGACCAGCTTGCCGAACTCTTCCTTTTTACAGCTGACCATGCCGAGCATCTGGCAAAGCTTATAAAACCTGCACTTGAGAATGGGAAAACCGTAATTTCTGACCGTTACTCTGACAGCCGTTACGCTTACCAGGGAGTGACTCTTAAAGACCGGCTTGAAAATCCTCTGGAATGGGTAAAGAGCCTGCATAGAGAGTGGACTATTGTTCCGGATCTTACTTTTCTTTTCGACATTGAACCTGAAACTGCAGTTGAACGCTGCGGAAAGCGAGGAGAACAGACCAAGTTCGAAAAAATAGAATTCTTACAAAAGGTCAGAGGAAATTTCCTCAGTCTCGCCAAAGAAGAGCCGAATCGCTTCGTTGTAATTGATGCCTCCTCCTCCCCTGAAAAGGTTGAAAAAGAAGTTGTACAAAAAATTATTGAGTTTATTAAAAAAGATTAA
- a CDS encoding polysaccharide deacetylase family protein, producing MNSSLSVTVDLEDWYHIPSVCSSPFSVYRSVDEFFKNWNGRYDFLSEPTKRVLDILDEFNVNATFFVVADTIEHYPGLVESIVDRGHELACHGLSHACKIDPETKKQLMSVEDFEQRTLTAKKMLEKISGEKLIGYRAPNALVSGWMIDSLERMGFKYDSSVSVNSIYNKTDSALSTVSSFPYYPAKSELEVGDDRDFIEFPWAYSQHGLKLPASGGPMLRFLGSSFILDGLMQSLKRGHTIFYFHPLDISCAKFPSLGNKRPFYWCIKGRFVEKRIRHILNKLSEVEKICLRDYSEVSCV from the coding sequence ATGAACAGTAGTCTTTCGGTTACGGTAGATCTTGAAGACTGGTATCATATTCCTTCCGTCTGCAGTTCCCCATTTTCGGTTTACAGGAGTGTGGACGAATTCTTCAAGAACTGGAATGGCAGGTATGATTTCTTAAGCGAACCTACAAAAAGAGTACTGGATATTCTTGATGAGTTCAATGTAAATGCTACTTTCTTTGTAGTTGCAGATACCATTGAACACTACCCGGGATTGGTAGAGTCAATTGTAGATAGAGGACATGAACTTGCCTGTCATGGGCTGAGCCATGCCTGTAAGATTGATCCTGAAACAAAAAAACAATTGATGAGTGTAGAAGATTTTGAGCAAAGGACTTTAACTGCAAAGAAAATGCTCGAAAAAATCAGCGGAGAAAAGTTGATAGGCTACAGGGCACCAAATGCTCTGGTAAGCGGATGGATGATTGATTCCCTTGAAAGGATGGGATTTAAATACGATTCCTCTGTCTCGGTAAACTCCATATATAACAAAACTGATTCGGCCCTTAGCACAGTTTCGTCTTTCCCTTACTATCCCGCAAAAAGCGAACTCGAAGTGGGTGATGACAGAGACTTTATTGAGTTCCCATGGGCCTATTCTCAACATGGACTGAAACTTCCTGCATCAGGTGGCCCTATGCTCCGATTCCTGGGGTCATCATTTATACTTGATGGGCTTATGCAGAGTCTTAAAAGGGGGCACACCATATTCTATTTCCATCCACTGGATATTTCCTGTGCAAAGTTTCCATCTCTTGGAAACAAAAGGCCATTTTACTGGTGCATAAAAGGGAGGTTTGTTGAAAAAAGAATCAGGCACATCCTGAATAAACTAAGTGAAGTTGAGAAAATATGTTTGAGGGATTATTCGGAAGTGTCATGTGTTTAA
- a CDS encoding disaggregatase related repeat-containing protein, with translation MLKRQIGTLFLAACLILTTVPAALGAQNTVTVSPTSGSDAQTAINNAINSVASGATASNPGYVILSAGTYEISAPIILKSNVVLKGAGDSTIIFAKGSVCNSEGSPAYIFGSGVSNVEISHLQFQSTATGPGDGGHGAYRNCIKFTSVTDSKVHDILLTRYLYGDGVRISKSSGIEVYNCRIQSSGHDGVSFLSGTKDSRMYNCYVEVQTNTGARVDNCANIEVDHNTFTGSAGSGWCCVELENTLTNVNVHHNIMHDYKGSSSSAGIGNWNAKGSISVHDNVMWNVSPYVEVGSGTNILGPSDHSVENWVAKGYGYGSLDNASGTQDTTTVDPISGSNSQTAVSETPVTETAPEQVVGTHNTSLAKENITGTVIDNRLREASPDTAYQDKAYLDIGGRPGIGKYRELLLFNLSEYGDAENISNATLSLYWYYPDGIERPEDTIIEIYRPAAAWNPENVTWNSRDNGVLWTQPGGDWLDMNNVSQGDAPYATITLNGSDIPDNRYYELNVTELVKEYVSSEYENTGFLIKTRTENADYIAFYSSEVENENQRPKLTIEEKETV, from the coding sequence ATGCTAAAAAGACAGATAGGAACCCTATTCCTAGCAGCATGCCTTATTTTAACAACCGTACCCGCGGCGTTAGGCGCACAGAATACAGTAACCGTAAGTCCGACCTCCGGGTCAGATGCCCAAACTGCAATCAATAACGCAATAAATTCCGTAGCATCAGGAGCAACAGCAAGCAACCCTGGATATGTTATCCTCAGTGCTGGCACTTATGAGATAAGTGCACCTATAATTTTGAAATCCAATGTAGTACTGAAAGGTGCAGGCGACAGTACAATAATCTTTGCTAAAGGTTCAGTCTGCAATTCCGAAGGATCACCTGCATATATATTCGGATCAGGTGTTTCTAACGTTGAAATATCCCATCTTCAATTTCAGAGTACAGCAACCGGACCTGGTGATGGAGGTCATGGAGCCTATCGAAACTGCATAAAATTCACATCTGTAACCGATAGTAAAGTACATGATATCTTACTTACTCGCTATCTGTATGGTGATGGTGTTAGAATCAGTAAGAGTTCTGGAATAGAGGTATATAACTGCAGAATACAGTCCTCAGGACACGATGGCGTATCATTTTTGTCCGGCACCAAGGATTCCAGAATGTATAACTGTTATGTTGAGGTTCAGACCAACACAGGTGCCAGGGTAGACAACTGCGCAAATATTGAGGTTGACCATAATACCTTCACAGGTAGCGCAGGGTCCGGATGGTGCTGTGTTGAGCTGGAAAATACACTGACAAATGTGAATGTCCATCACAACATTATGCATGATTACAAAGGATCAAGCAGCAGTGCAGGCATTGGAAACTGGAATGCAAAAGGGTCAATTAGCGTTCATGATAACGTTATGTGGAACGTGTCCCCTTACGTTGAGGTAGGATCAGGCACAAACATACTGGGCCCATCCGATCACAGTGTTGAGAATTGGGTAGCCAAAGGGTACGGATATGGCTCTCTTGACAATGCATCAGGCACACAGGATACAACAACTGTAGATCCGATATCTGGATCAAATTCCCAGACGGCAGTTAGTGAAACTCCCGTAACAGAGACTGCTCCTGAACAGGTAGTTGGGACTCATAACACATCATTGGCAAAAGAGAATATTACAGGCACTGTTATTGACAATCGACTTAGGGAAGCCTCTCCTGATACAGCATATCAGGACAAAGCATATCTCGACATAGGAGGCAGACCTGGGATCGGGAAGTATAGAGAGCTGCTTTTATTTAATCTAAGTGAATACGGCGATGCTGAAAACATTAGCAACGCTACTCTGTCTCTCTACTGGTACTATCCCGATGGAATAGAAAGGCCAGAAGACACAATTATAGAGATATATAGGCCGGCTGCAGCATGGAACCCGGAAAACGTAACCTGGAACAGTAGGGATAACGGAGTACTATGGACACAACCTGGAGGAGATTGGTTAGACATGAACAATGTCTCTCAGGGAGACGCACCATACGCTACAATAACTCTGAACGGAAGCGATATACCGGACAACAGATACTACGAGCTGAACGTAACAGAACTCGTAAAAGAGTACGTCAGCAGTGAGTATGAAAACACAGGGTTCCTGATAAAAACTCGTACCGAAAATGCGGATTATATAGCATTCTACAGTAGCGAGGTCGAAAATGAAAACCAGCGTCCAAAGCTGACTATAGAAGAAAAGGAAACAGTTTAA
- a CDS encoding HisA/HisF-related TIM barrel protein: MFRVVFVMDIFNRNVVLAKGGIRENYRPVSDSSAVCGTSIPLEILEFLHPGEVYIADLNALQGKDPIDINSEIIREVSSKADTMLDFGISSLRDVDKALSIAGIAIIGTETGTLAIIKDAASRNPGRISVSIDIKHGKILKRDSEIPEDPFEIVKLLNGLPLKDLIFLDLDRVGTASGFDPEFLRKLAEASVHDVLLAGGVRGMEDLFALERIGIKGALVATAIHSGSVPPEVMTGGLEKAKNTDQ, translated from the coding sequence ATGTTCCGAGTAGTCTTTGTAATGGATATATTTAATCGTAACGTGGTTCTTGCAAAAGGCGGAATAAGGGAGAATTACCGCCCGGTCTCGGATTCGAGTGCTGTATGCGGGACTTCAATTCCCCTGGAAATACTTGAATTTTTACATCCCGGAGAAGTTTATATTGCCGATCTCAATGCTCTGCAGGGCAAAGATCCTATTGACATTAATTCGGAGATTATCCGGGAAGTAAGTTCAAAAGCGGATACGATGCTTGATTTTGGAATATCTTCTCTAAGGGATGTAGATAAAGCCCTTTCTATTGCAGGAATTGCGATTATAGGTACGGAGACAGGCACGCTTGCAATAATTAAGGATGCAGCTTCCAGAAACCCGGGACGTATCAGTGTCAGTATCGATATCAAGCACGGAAAGATTCTGAAACGGGATTCTGAGATTCCTGAAGACCCTTTTGAAATCGTGAAACTTCTTAATGGACTTCCTTTAAAAGACCTGATTTTTCTTGATCTTGACAGAGTCGGCACAGCTTCAGGTTTTGATCCCGAGTTCCTGCGCAAACTGGCTGAGGCTTCAGTGCACGACGTCCTGCTTGCAGGGGGGGTCAGGGGTATGGAGGACCTTTTTGCTCTTGAAAGAATCGGTATAAAGGGCGCTCTGGTGGCAACTGCAATCCACTCAGGTTCGGTTCCTCCGGAAGTGATGACAGGAGGACTTGAGAAGGCTAAGAATACTGATCAATGA
- a CDS encoding right-handed parallel beta-helix repeat-containing protein, whose amino-acid sequence MKGKDLINTWGKRKKTGVYIAVCMFLIIMVTTTLSTTPSGMTVYVAGDGSGNFNCDGTDDQVEINKALAYIAENPEYTTVYLKGPNTYVISESIFVGSDVILQGDPTAVIKLKDKADWSWNQSLITQTDNAGISNITIKGFEIDGNHDGNAEKKRGAGYYNLIYFTSSKNIQVHDMYMHDSHGDGLKIENSSNIQFYNNVVYKLGHDGLYGIQSQNIEAWNNTITCRTNSGLRVWNSNHVKFHDNTISSFYHWSAGGPGIQIQKSSAIMDDVEVYNNTIHNTYGPGIWLVAYGSYPVAEAQGVHIHHNTLYSTGTNPSIDWVGGIVTSGFNNTLIENNVFDGTYHSAIVLMYPTGYSTDLSPKGTGYTTIVRNNIITNTERRKSESSGTGFGVVNYLPETHSFVLENNCFYDNAAGEYRNATSTSDIYANPLFVNQKENDYHLRSAGGRWNGNTWVKDIRSSPCIDAGYPSSDYSQETEDNGQRINIGRYGNTEEASRSGVMPGYIAWWNQIFSPEWRIFRILLRIFLLFCFKIHI is encoded by the coding sequence ATGAAAGGAAAGGACCTTATAAACACATGGGGAAAAAGGAAAAAAACAGGAGTTTACATTGCAGTTTGTATGTTCCTGATTATAATGGTGACGACTACCTTATCCACTACACCATCAGGCATGACGGTTTATGTGGCTGGAGACGGGAGTGGGAACTTTAACTGTGATGGAACTGACGACCAGGTAGAGATCAATAAAGCCCTTGCATACATAGCAGAGAACCCGGAGTATACAACCGTTTATTTGAAAGGTCCTAACACATACGTTATCTCAGAGAGCATCTTTGTCGGAAGTGATGTTATCCTGCAGGGAGACCCTACAGCTGTGATAAAGCTTAAAGACAAAGCAGACTGGTCATGGAACCAATCCCTGATCACACAGACAGATAATGCAGGGATTAGTAATATTACTATAAAGGGCTTTGAGATAGACGGAAACCATGACGGCAATGCAGAAAAAAAGAGAGGTGCCGGATATTATAACCTGATCTACTTTACCAGCTCGAAGAATATTCAGGTTCATGATATGTATATGCATGATAGTCATGGAGACGGACTGAAAATAGAAAACAGCTCAAATATTCAATTTTACAATAATGTAGTGTATAAGCTCGGACACGACGGCCTTTATGGGATCCAGTCTCAAAATATAGAAGCCTGGAATAATACAATAACCTGCAGGACTAACAGTGGGCTTAGAGTGTGGAACTCAAATCATGTAAAATTTCATGACAATACTATTAGTTCTTTTTATCACTGGAGCGCAGGCGGGCCCGGAATTCAGATTCAAAAATCTTCAGCCATCATGGATGATGTAGAAGTATATAACAATACAATCCACAACACTTATGGTCCTGGCATCTGGCTGGTGGCTTATGGCAGTTACCCTGTGGCAGAAGCACAGGGTGTCCATATCCATCACAATACGCTCTACAGCACAGGCACAAACCCGAGTATTGACTGGGTAGGAGGTATTGTAACCAGCGGATTTAACAATACCCTGATTGAAAATAACGTGTTTGACGGCACGTATCATTCTGCCATCGTCCTTATGTACCCTACAGGCTACTCTACAGATCTCTCACCTAAAGGTACAGGATACACTACAATTGTCCGTAATAACATTATTACAAATACTGAACGGCGCAAAAGCGAGTCGAGCGGGACAGGATTTGGTGTTGTCAATTATCTCCCGGAAACCCATAGTTTCGTACTGGAAAATAACTGCTTTTACGATAATGCGGCAGGAGAGTATAGAAATGCAACATCAACAAGCGATATTTATGCAAACCCCCTTTTCGTAAATCAGAAAGAAAATGATTACCATCTCAGGTCAGCAGGTGGCAGGTGGAACGGGAATACGTGGGTAAAAGATATCCGGAGCTCTCCGTGTATTGATGCAGGGTATCCATCCTCTGATTACTCACAGGAGACTGAAGACAATGGACAGAGAATCAATATCGGAAGGTACGGAAATACTGAAGAAGCCTCCAGGTCAGGAGTTATGCCCGGATATATAGCCTGGTGGAATCAGATATTTTCACCTGAATGGAGGATATTCAGGATACTCCTGAGAATCTTCCTTCTATTCTGCTTTAAAATTCACATTTAA
- a CDS encoding disaggregatase related repeat-containing protein: MIKSQWIHRQGEKKKKGILILTLIILIASATVALSNALSEMTVYVNTDGSGDFNCDGTDDQVEINKALEYVAEHPEYTTVYLKGPNAYVISGSIFIGSNTILEGDHTAVIKLEDKAGWPEEKPLITQIDSSGNQNITVRGFEIDGNHDGNKEKGRGKGYYNLIHFLNCKNISVYDMYMHDSHGDGLKVVKGSNIQFYNNTIYKLGHDALYIIYSSNVEAWNNKITCRTNSGLRIYNGNHVKFYNNIINSEGEGGAGIEIQKAGSSTVMDDIEIFNNLLYETNAAGVWITGYGSAYSKDSAKNVRIHNNKFYKTGINPGADWSGGVVLNGFYDTLIENNIFDGCYGAAIAHKEVDGEFSSSGSGYTTIARNNIIINSQSSPAAGEGYAFNNELKDTHSFILQNNCLLNNAGGNYMYASSTSDIEVDPALIEQLDKNGSSVPDNLPCAEAIKAGPQGLSYEINDDGIDIEQEEGQEEGLESAIKRVISEIIRFVKSIFSGFTSGGSDNEGLKIALPSVVSDNRLKEESSNTTFRETEYIDVGERPESGKYRDVILFDLSQLRKTYEIEKATLFMFWYYPDETRPEDTILEVYRPEKWCEEHVTWESRETGTLWQNSGGDWYDKNGVSQGDTPYATITIKGSNLPDDRYCELDVTKLVQEYASGNYENTGFLIKAREESSNYIAFYSSEWQNKSQRPKLIIEYADE, encoded by the coding sequence ATGATAAAAAGTCAGTGGATACATAGACAGGGAGAAAAAAAGAAAAAGGGAATCCTGATCTTAACTCTGATTATTCTGATTGCAAGTGCAACTGTTGCCCTCTCAAATGCCTTGTCTGAAATGACAGTTTATGTAAACACTGATGGGAGCGGGGATTTTAATTGTGATGGAACTGATGATCAGGTAGAGATCAATAAAGCCCTCGAATATGTTGCAGAACATCCGGAGTATACAACCGTTTATTTGAAAGGCCCCAACGCATACGTTATCTCAGGCAGCATTTTCATTGGAAGCAATACTATCCTGGAAGGAGACCACACAGCTGTAATAAAACTTGAGGATAAAGCAGGCTGGCCAGAAGAGAAGCCTCTGATTACCCAGATAGATAGCTCGGGAAACCAGAACATTACTGTAAGAGGTTTTGAAATTGACGGAAACCATGATGGAAACAAAGAAAAAGGCAGGGGAAAAGGGTACTACAACCTGATTCATTTCCTCAACTGCAAAAATATCAGCGTTTATGATATGTATATGCACGACAGCCACGGAGACGGGCTAAAAGTGGTGAAAGGTTCCAATATCCAATTTTATAATAACACAATATATAAACTCGGACATGATGCTCTTTATATTATTTACTCCTCAAACGTAGAGGCATGGAATAATAAAATAACGTGTAGAACAAACAGCGGACTCAGGATATATAATGGAAATCATGTGAAATTCTATAATAACATTATTAATTCCGAGGGAGAAGGAGGAGCCGGAATTGAAATCCAGAAAGCAGGTTCTTCCACAGTAATGGATGATATTGAAATCTTCAATAATCTGCTATATGAAACTAATGCCGCAGGGGTCTGGATTACAGGTTATGGGTCTGCATATTCGAAAGACTCTGCAAAAAATGTGCGCATCCACAATAATAAGTTTTACAAAACCGGCATTAATCCCGGTGCTGACTGGTCCGGGGGTGTAGTTCTCAATGGTTTTTACGATACTCTGATAGAAAATAATATATTCGACGGGTGCTACGGAGCGGCAATTGCTCACAAAGAGGTAGACGGCGAGTTTTCATCTTCAGGGTCAGGATATACAACCATTGCAAGAAATAATATAATAATTAATAGCCAGTCAAGTCCTGCAGCAGGAGAAGGTTATGCTTTCAATAATGAGTTAAAAGACACTCACTCATTCATTCTTCAAAACAACTGTCTCTTAAACAATGCTGGTGGGAACTATATGTATGCCAGCTCTACATCGGATATAGAAGTGGATCCTGCACTTATAGAACAGCTGGATAAAAATGGATCTTCGGTGCCGGATAACTTACCTTGTGCAGAGGCTATAAAAGCCGGACCGCAGGGATTATCTTATGAGATAAACGATGATGGCATTGATATAGAACAGGAAGAAGGGCAGGAAGAAGGTCTTGAGTCGGCTATTAAAAGAGTTATCTCAGAGATTATAAGATTCGTGAAAAGTATCTTTTCAGGCTTTACTTCGGGAGGATCTGATAATGAAGGTCTTAAAATTGCTTTGCCTTCGGTCGTCTCAGATAACAGATTAAAAGAAGAATCTTCTAATACGACATTCAGGGAAACTGAGTATATAGATGTGGGAGAAAGGCCAGAAAGTGGAAAGTACAGGGATGTCATACTGTTTGATCTGAGCCAGCTAAGAAAAACATATGAAATTGAGAAAGCAACCCTTTTTATGTTCTGGTATTACCCTGATGAGACCAGGCCGGAAGATACTATTCTGGAAGTATACAGGCCGGAAAAATGGTGTGAAGAACATGTTACCTGGGAATCAAGAGAAACAGGAACTCTCTGGCAGAACTCGGGAGGAGACTGGTACGATAAAAACGGTGTTTCTCAGGGGGATACGCCGTATGCTACAATAACTATCAAGGGAAGCAATCTTCCGGATGACAGATACTGTGAACTGGACGTAACAAAACTTGTTCAGGAATACGCCAGCGGAAATTATGAAAATACCGGCTTCCTTATAAAAGCCAGAGAAGAAAGCAGTAATTATATTGCCTTTTACAGTTCGGAATGGCAAAACAAAAGCCAGAGGCCCAAACTTATTATAGAATATGCAGACGAATAA
- a CDS encoding DUF166 domain-containing protein: MTVIGVITRGKYGHRLIESIKEHSDFSVVTTDLPEFVPAFIEDPDEFLENLDFDRHVFSADIVVSYALHPDLTSSIAKLAAEAGVRSLIVPGGPSRASVPELKNISEASGMDIEVDEICCTLEPNSCNRPFTEIFGSPILKVKTKDGKIAEVEVIKGAPCGSTWYMAKEIIGVPVKDAPPKAGLLVQHYPCRASRGDMGGIHESGELHKQALIKALENEE, translated from the coding sequence ATGACTGTAATAGGAGTTATCACACGGGGCAAGTACGGGCACCGCCTTATTGAATCTATAAAGGAGCACAGTGATTTTTCGGTTGTAACTACCGACCTTCCCGAGTTTGTGCCTGCATTCATCGAGGATCCAGATGAATTTCTGGAAAACCTGGATTTCGACAGGCATGTCTTTTCTGCCGATATCGTAGTTAGCTATGCTCTGCATCCTGACCTGACATCTTCAATTGCAAAGCTTGCTGCAGAAGCTGGTGTACGCTCTTTAATCGTGCCAGGAGGGCCTTCCAGGGCATCGGTTCCTGAACTTAAAAATATTTCTGAAGCTTCCGGAATGGATATTGAAGTGGACGAGATTTGCTGCACCCTCGAACCCAATTCCTGCAACCGGCCTTTTACTGAGATTTTTGGGTCTCCCATCCTAAAAGTTAAGACAAAGGACGGGAAAATAGCCGAGGTTGAGGTTATAAAAGGTGCTCCCTGCGGAAGCACATGGTATATGGCAAAGGAAATCATTGGAGTGCCGGTAAAGGATGCCCCTCCTAAAGCCGGATTGCTGGTTCAGCATTATCCCTGTCGGGCTTCAAGAGGTGATATGGGAGGAATTCACGAGTCTGGAGAATTGCACAAGCAGGCGTTAATAAAAGCACTTGAGAA